TCAGTGCCTACGCCCGCCAATTTCTGGGCCAGGTGGATAAGCCGGATGTGGATGCGATCGAAGGCTTAAGTCCTGCCATTTCGATCGACCAGAAATCGACGTCCCACAACCCCCGCTCCACCGTCGGTACGATTACCGAGATCTACGACTATCTGCGTCTGCTCTATGGACGTGCGGGCGAACCCCACTGTCCCCACTGCGATCGCTCGATTGCGCCTCAAACAATTGACCAGATGTGCGATCGCATTATGGAACTGCCCGATCGCACCCGCTTCCAAATCCTGGCCCCAGTCGTGCGGGGGAAAAAGGGAACCCATAAAAAGTTGCTCGCTAGCCTCGCGTCTGAGGGGTTTGCCCGGGTGCGGATCAACGGCGAAGTCCGGGAACTGGGGGATGCAATCGAGCTGGATAAAAACCAGAAGCACACGATCGAAATTGTCATCGATCGCCTGGTCAAAAAAGCGGGCATCCAAGAACGCCTGGTCGACTCTCTCACCACCTGTCTCAAACATGCGGATGGCATTGCTGTGATTGATCTAGTGGGGGATGCCCGTGATGGCACAGTCGTCCCCTTAGCAGAGCGTGCCTCTCCTGCTAATCGTAGTGACCTTTTCCAAGTCAAGGTGGCTGAAGGGGAGGGGGCCTACGTCACGAATGGACATTCTCCGCCGACGTCAGACCAACTGACCACCCTGGTCTTTTCCGAAAACTTTGCCTGCCCCGAACATGGCGCCGTGATCGAGGAACTGTCCCCCCGGCTGTTTTCGTTTAACTCACCCTACGGGGCCTGTCCTGACTGTCATGGGTTAGGCAGCCTGCGGGTCTTTTCGGCAGATCTGGTTATCCCCAATCCTGCTTTGCCCGTCTATGCGGCGATCGCCCCCTGGTCCGACAAGGACAACACCTACTACCTGTCCCTACTCTTCAGCGTGGGCAACGCCTTTGGGTTCGACATCAATACCCCCTGGGAAAACCTGTCCCCAACCCAACAGGACATCTTACTCAACGGTTCTCCCGACCCCATCCTGATCGAAGCCGATTCGCGCTATCGCCAGACTAAGGGCTACTACCGCCGCTTTGAGGGCATCCTGCCCATGCTGCAACGCCAATACCAGGAAACCAACTCCGATCTTTACAAACAAAAGCTGGAACAATACCTGATCGATCGCCCCTGTGCTACCTGTGGCGGTAAACGCCTCAAACCCGAAGCCCTGGCCGTTCGCCTGGGTCCCTATTGCATTACTGACCTGACCAGTGTTTCGATTCGGGACTGCCTGGAGCGGGTGCGATCGCTCACCGGGGAATCCACCCCTGGGGGGACACCGCTCCTCTCGCCGCGCCAGTTGCAAATTGCCGATCTCGTTCTGCGGGAAATTCGGGCACGCTTGCAATTTCTCCTGGATGTGGGGTTGGATTATTTGACCCTCGATCGCTCCGCCCTAACCCTCTCTGGTGGTGAAGCGCAACGCATTCGCCTAGCCACCCAGATCGGCTCCGGCCTCACGGGGGTTCTCTACGTCCTCGATGAACCCAGCATTGGCCTGCACCAACGGGATAATGGTCGTCTCCTGCGCACCCTCACCAAACTGCGCGACTTAGGGAATACCCTGATCGTGGTGGAACACGATGAAGAAACGATCCGGGCCGCCGATCATCTCGTCGATATCGGTCCCGGTGCCGGGGTTCACGGGGGACAAATTGTCGCCCAGGGAGATCTGGCTACCCTGATGAATGCGCCGGCTTCCCTCACGGGGGCCTATCTATCGGGTCGCCGCCGCATTGAAACCCCAACCCAACGGCGGGCAGGCAACGGTCGCAGCCTGCGCTTAAAAAATGCCCGGCGCAATAACCTGAAAAACTTAGATGTGGAAATTCCCCTCGGCAAATTGGTGTGCATCACAGGGGTCTCCGGCTCTGGTAAATCCACCCTGATCAATGAACTGCTCTATCCTGCCCTGCAACACCACTTTGGCCACAAGGTCCCCTTCCCCCAGGAGTTGGACGAAATTAAAGGCTTAAATGCCCTGGATAAGGCAATCGTCATTGACCAGTCTCCCATTGGCCGCACACCGCGATCGAACCCCGCCACCTATACCGGCACCTTCGACGCCATTCGTGATCTCTTTGCCCAGACGATCGCGGCCAAGGCACGGGGCTACAAACCCGGCCAGTTCTCCTTTAACGTCAAGGGGGGCCGCTGCGAAGCCTGTGCGGGGCAAGGGGTTAACGTCATCGAGATGAACTTTCTGCCCGATGTTTATGTCCAGTGCGAAGTGTGCAAAGGTGCCCGCTATAACCGGGAAACCCTTCAAGTCAAGTACAAAGGCTACTCGATCGCCGATGTGTTGAACATGACCGTCGAAGAGGCCCTTGACTGTTTCCAGAACATTCCCCAGGCCGCCACCCGTCTACAAACGCTGGTGGATGTGGGCTTGGGCTACATTCGCCTGGGGCAACCTGCCCCCACCCTCTCCGGCGGTGAAGCCCAACGGGTCAAGCTAGCCTCGGAACTCTCGCGGCGGGCCACGGGCAAAACCCTCTACCTCATTGATGAACCCACCACCGGCCTATCCTTTTATGATGTTCATAAGCTCCTTGATGTCGTCCAACGTCTGGTTGACAAGGGCAACACCGTGCTGGTGATTGAACACAACCTTGATGTCATCCGCTGTGCCGACTGGATTATTGACCTGGGGCCAGAAGGGGGCGATCGGGGTGGCGAAATCATTGCGGCTGGAACACCCGAACAGGTTGCCCAAGTCCCAACCTCCTACACAGGTCAATATTTACGGCCAATTTTGCCAGCATTCGCCACCCCCATGTAAAGAAATCTTGATCAATACCGATTAGCCGGCAGTGGCTTAAGTATATTTTCACGAAATACCCAAGTTAGTGAGAGCCAGAGAAAGTCAACGCAGAACTTGACCTTAGATCAACAAAAGATATTGGAGAGTTTCAAGTAAGTAATGATAGCCTCCAATTTCGCAGTAACTCAATATTGCCATTGACGCGAAACTTTGCAAATAGTGCCATTGTCAGATCGACCATTTCCAGACTTTTGGAGACAACCTTGCTTTTCCGCTTAAAGCGAGCAAACCAATGACGGTGATCTGAGTTGTTCCGTTCGATCGCCTTCGTTTCAGTCTTAGTTGCGACATGATAAGCATCCGGATGCTCGTCCAGCAGGGATTCAAAGCCCTGCCAACCATCGGTGCAGTAAACCGTAACTTGCCACTGTGCTAAGCGTTCCAGCAGTCTCTCTACAGTCTCACAATCACGATTTCCCAATTCCCAGTCAATAAGTTGCCCATGATCACGGTCATACGCTTTCCAGATCCATATTCGGTTTTTTTTGACTCGACGAAATGCCAGAACTCATCTAACTCCACGACAACCACTTTGCCCGGTTCCGGCTTCTCAATATTGGCCCTAGCAAAGTCGCGAACCCAGTTCAACACCGCCTGAGCCGATACATCCAAGTTCTCAGCAATGGCATTCAGGGACAGACCACTAATATAGAGTAGAACCGCTTCTAACTTCATCCATAGGGGTTTACCTCGCTCTAGCTTCTCAGTTGTGAACTGGTAGTGACAGGACTTACACTTGAAGCGTTGGCGTCCAGCTACGAAGCCATTCTTGACCACATGCGGGTGACCACACTTGACGCAACACTCTGCCATTGGACTATCCTTGACGCTTGATGGTAGACTTTTATAGTCTATTATAGAATATCATTATTTACTTGAAACTCTCAGATATTGACAGGGTAAGGCATAAGAATTTAGAACCATGAGAATTTAGAGCGTGAGAATTACCTTCATTTTGCGAACACTTGATCTAACCGGTGGCCTACGAGTAATTTCTATCTACGCTAGGGAACTACAAAAGCGTGGGCATGATGTATTGGTGATCTCATTTGACCCGCGTATGCTGAATCTACGCGCCTGCCTCAAACAGTTACTTAGTTGGCAGGGGAATCCGTTCAAGAAACTGGCCTTACCCCCCTCCCATCTTAATCTTGAGGAGATCAATTGCCGCCTGATTCGTCATCCACCCCCTCTCTTACCTACCGATGTCCCTGAGGGTGATCTGGTCATTGCAACCTGGTGGGAAACGGCTGAGTGGGTTGCTAAGCTCCCCAAACGCAAGGGTAAAAAAGTGTATTTTGTCCAGAACCATGAAGTTTACGATTATTTACCCTATGAACGAGCTAGGGCAACCTATCGATTACCGCTCCGTAAAGTTACGGTGTCTCGTTGGCTAGTCAATGTGATGCGGGATGAGTATGGTGATCAGCAGGTTGCCCTTGTCCCTAATAGTGTTGATACCAAATTATTTTATGCACCCCCTCGGTCAAGGAATAGCATTCCAACGGTTGGAATGCTCTATGCGGAGGTCTATTGGAAGGGATGTGATCTGAGTATTCAGGCATTTACGATCGCCGCCCAGCGAATTCCTAATCTGCGCCTGATTGCCTTTGGCACCACTGATCCCTTGCCGAAATTGCCCTTACCGGCTAATACGCAATACTTCAAATCTCCCCCACAAGCTGCGCTCAGGGAGATATACAGCCAATGTGACGTTTGGCTGTTTGGCAGTCGTACAGAAGGCTTTGGTTTACCCATCTTAGAAGCAATGGCCTGTCGTACCCCTGTGATTGCAACACCGGCAGGCGCAGCACCAGAGCTTTTGGCTGATGGCACAGGTATCCTCGTTCCTTTAGAAGATCCCCAGGCAATGGCTGAGGCAATTATCACCCTCATGCAGTGTCCGCCATCAGATTGGCAACAAATGTCCGATCGCGCCTATGCTAAAGCAACTAGCTATACTTGGCAAGACGCAACCGATCGCTTCGAGGCTATCCTTTATGAAATTTTCCACGCTGATTGAGCGCTGATTAAGTATTTAGCTTATTTGAGCTTATTTGAGCTTATTTGACTAAGCTGGTGACTCTCTACCTGCTAATACTTCCTGATATAAATCCAGGATTTTCTCAATCTTTCGTTCCCAAGTGAATTCACTAGCTCGTTCTATAGCACTAATAGACATTTGATAGCGTAAGTCGGGATTTTCGAGAAGTTGCTCCAAATGCTGTTTTAACTGGGAAATCACGTATTCTCTGGATCTTGGTTCAATCCTAAATCCAGTTTTTTCGGTAACGTATTCACCAATTCCACCATTGTTTACGACAATACAGGGTAAACCCGATGCCATTGCTTCTAAGACAACAGCTCCACCAAATTCCCTAACAGAGGGAAAGCAGAAAATATCCGAACTTTGATAATAATTGCGAGTTTCTGCTTGAGGGACCCATCCAACAAATTCCACTTGCTCAGTTAGGTTAAGTGCTTTAACTAAGTTCTCCAAATGGATGCGTTCAGAGCCATCTCCTACAATTCTTAAGCAAACCCTAGCCTTAAAGTTAGGCGCTAACCGATCCAGTGCAGCAATAATCATATCCGCGCCTTTATACGGAACAAGACGCCCAACAAATAAGAGGATAATACGATCATCTTCGCTAGACTTGAGCTTGACTTGATTATGCTCCTTCTGTTCAAGTAGGTCCGATCTCAGAAAATCAGAGGTAATACCATTCTCATAAAACAGACAGATACGATCGTCACTGATAGCGAAAAGGTCTTTGAGTAAACTCAATGTATAGCTTGAGCCAGCCAAGACCTTGGTTGCCTTTTTATAGGTTCTGTGATAACCAGGAATTATCCAGCGGCCCACTAGCCTGAGAAAATTGAAATATGCAAATTCCTCCATTGCGGTTTTACGAAAACCGGTAGGAAAAGGAACCCCTCCATTCACTGGACCAATCAGGAAAGGTGTATGCTGGCAAGCTGCGATCAGTGTAACCGGATAACGGGGCATCATTGGGGTGATCGCGTGAACAATATCATAGGATTCTAGCGCTACAGCCTCCTTAAAGTACCTAAAAACTTTCCAGTCAAATTCGGCATAGATAGGATATGTGAGGGTATTATGTAGAGGCCATATTATCTTATTTCCAATTCTACTTATTCGTGATACGACCTGATAATAGTGAGCCATAAAATGGCTTTCGGAAATATAGATGATGTCTTGGTCAGCGTGACGTTTACTCAGGGCCGCTCGATTTCGCTCATGGGTTACCAGTGTTGTCTGAACAAATTTACTAATTCCCTGGTAATAACGATACCCTACTAGCGGCACCGATGCCCACTCAGGATTACATTGTTCAATAATTAACAGGATTTTCATAGTGATTTACAATCCATAATTGTTAATAATAGCAGAAATCTGGGATATTAAACATCGTTTAATTGTTTGATAGCTACTAATATCTGACAAATTTGTCATCAGGTGATATTCAGAGTACATCAATCTGGCGACGGTTATGCAGCCTAACCCAAGTAGATCGGCAAAATCAGACTTTTGTTTTCCAAACTGGGCTAGGTAAACCTGTTGAATTTTAGTAACAAAAATTTATATCAATTTTAGGATGCTTATATTCTTTTATTCTACAATTTAATTTAAAGATATCTAGGATATGTAAATGGCTCTTCTGGGATTTTGGGGTAAACAGTATCAGCAACTACAAATAAACGATCGGAAACGTTGAGTTTATGGTGGGGGCGCGTAGCGCCCCCACCATAAACTCAGGAGAGCCATGTAAATAACAGATATAAAATCTTGTTCTTCTGAGTTTATGGTTGGGATGCGTAGCGCCTCACCATAAAGTCGATGTCTCAGCTCATGGATTGATAGTCCTGATACTGGGTGCGCCAAGATCCCAGAAGAGCTTAAAATCTCAGATTTGAATCTTAAGATATTGCAGCTTTTCTGCTTAAATTGAGGATTAAGGTCATACTTTAATTTATTAGAAAATTGCAAACTTACTTTGTTTGAATCATGTCTAAGAAAAAGATTCTCAACATTTTACTATATCTGTATGGTTCTATATTTATATTTGCCTTTGTTTTACGAGGAGTATTAAATCCACTAATTTTCTTGATTTTATATGGATGGATATTAACGGTCATCTACTTCTTCAGAAAATATCCACCTCAACGGGTGCTAATTGTGGCCTTTATTGTAGCTACCCTTTTCTTGCCAGAATATTCATTATCAATTCGTGCTAATTTAGCAATTACAAAAACAACTGCAACTGCCTTAGGAGCCTTTTTAGCGACTTTGATCTTCTATCCAAATCGCCTATTAACCTTAAGGCCGGGTTGGTGTGATTTGCCGATGTTGATCTGGATGATTGGAACGATCCCATCCCAGATTCTAAATGGTTTAAGCCCTATAACACCTGTTATTCAGCATTGGTTAATTTGGGGCGCTCCATATCTACTCGGTCGTATTTTTATCAGAACTTTAGAGGATCTAAAGCAGTTGGCGATCGCTATTTTCTTAAGTGGTGTACTCTATGCTCCTCTTTGTTTAGTAGAGAATTTAAAGACACCCAACCTCCATCTCTGGGTCTATGGTTTTGCTGCTCGTAGCTCAGGTTATGAGCAGACTTTCAGATGGGGAGGGTATCGGCCAACAGTTTTTATGGAACATGGTCTA
This DNA window, taken from Trichothermofontia sichuanensis B231, encodes the following:
- a CDS encoding IS1 family transposase (programmed frameshift), encoding MAECCVKCGHPHVVKNGFVAGRQRFKCKSCHYQFTTEKLERGKPLWMKLEAVLLYISGLSLNAIAENLDVSAQAVLNWVRDFARANIEKPEPGKVVVVELDEFWHFVEFKKNRIWIWKAYDRDHGQLIDWELGNRDCETVERLLERLAQWQVTVYCTDGWQGFESLLDEHPDAYHVATKTETKAIERNNSDHRHWFARFKRKSKVVSKSLEMVDLTMALFAKFRVNGNIELLRNWRLSLLT
- a CDS encoding glycosyltransferase family 4 protein; the encoded protein is MKILLIIEQCNPEWASVPLVGYRYYQGISKFVQTTLVTHERNRAALSKRHADQDIIYISESHFMAHYYQVVSRISRIGNKIIWPLHNTLTYPIYAEFDWKVFRYFKEAVALESYDIVHAITPMMPRYPVTLIAACQHTPFLIGPVNGGVPFPTGFRKTAMEEFAYFNFLRLVGRWIIPGYHRTYKKATKVLAGSSYTLSLLKDLFAISDDRICLFYENGITSDFLRSDLLEQKEHNQVKLKSSEDDRIILLFVGRLVPYKGADMIIAALDRLAPNFKARVCLRIVGDGSERIHLENLVKALNLTEQVEFVGWVPQAETRNYYQSSDIFCFPSVREFGGAVVLEAMASGLPCIVVNNGGIGEYVTEKTGFRIEPRSREYVISQLKQHLEQLLENPDLRYQMSISAIERASEFTWERKIEKILDLYQEVLAGRESPA
- the uvrA gene encoding excinuclease ABC subunit UvrA: MIRIRGARQHNLKNIDLDLPRDRLIVFTGVSGSGKSSLAFDTIFAEGQRRYVESLSAYARQFLGQVDKPDVDAIEGLSPAISIDQKSTSHNPRSTVGTITEIYDYLRLLYGRAGEPHCPHCDRSIAPQTIDQMCDRIMELPDRTRFQILAPVVRGKKGTHKKLLASLASEGFARVRINGEVRELGDAIELDKNQKHTIEIVIDRLVKKAGIQERLVDSLTTCLKHADGIAVIDLVGDARDGTVVPLAERASPANRSDLFQVKVAEGEGAYVTNGHSPPTSDQLTTLVFSENFACPEHGAVIEELSPRLFSFNSPYGACPDCHGLGSLRVFSADLVIPNPALPVYAAIAPWSDKDNTYYLSLLFSVGNAFGFDINTPWENLSPTQQDILLNGSPDPILIEADSRYRQTKGYYRRFEGILPMLQRQYQETNSDLYKQKLEQYLIDRPCATCGGKRLKPEALAVRLGPYCITDLTSVSIRDCLERVRSLTGESTPGGTPLLSPRQLQIADLVLREIRARLQFLLDVGLDYLTLDRSALTLSGGEAQRIRLATQIGSGLTGVLYVLDEPSIGLHQRDNGRLLRTLTKLRDLGNTLIVVEHDEETIRAADHLVDIGPGAGVHGGQIVAQGDLATLMNAPASLTGAYLSGRRRIETPTQRRAGNGRSLRLKNARRNNLKNLDVEIPLGKLVCITGVSGSGKSTLINELLYPALQHHFGHKVPFPQELDEIKGLNALDKAIVIDQSPIGRTPRSNPATYTGTFDAIRDLFAQTIAAKARGYKPGQFSFNVKGGRCEACAGQGVNVIEMNFLPDVYVQCEVCKGARYNRETLQVKYKGYSIADVLNMTVEEALDCFQNIPQAATRLQTLVDVGLGYIRLGQPAPTLSGGEAQRVKLASELSRRATGKTLYLIDEPTTGLSFYDVHKLLDVVQRLVDKGNTVLVIEHNLDVIRCADWIIDLGPEGGDRGGEIIAAGTPEQVAQVPTSYTGQYLRPILPAFATPM
- a CDS encoding glycosyltransferase family 4 protein, producing MRITFILRTLDLTGGLRVISIYARELQKRGHDVLVISFDPRMLNLRACLKQLLSWQGNPFKKLALPPSHLNLEEINCRLIRHPPPLLPTDVPEGDLVIATWWETAEWVAKLPKRKGKKVYFVQNHEVYDYLPYERARATYRLPLRKVTVSRWLVNVMRDEYGDQQVALVPNSVDTKLFYAPPRSRNSIPTVGMLYAEVYWKGCDLSIQAFTIAAQRIPNLRLIAFGTTDPLPKLPLPANTQYFKSPPQAALREIYSQCDVWLFGSRTEGFGLPILEAMACRTPVIATPAGAAPELLADGTGILVPLEDPQAMAEAIITLMQCPPSDWQQMSDRAYAKATSYTWQDATDRFEAILYEIFHAD